In Sinorhizobium mexicanum, the DNA window TAGTACGGCTTATAGGAAATGTGCCTGATATAGACCTGCCGCATCAGCGGGTCGGACTTCGCCATCATCCGAAGCAACCCTATGATGATAATCCAGACGGCGATACCGAAGAGCGCCGAATAGATCATCAGGACGACGAAGATCAGGATGACGGCGGCAAGCCCGGTGAGCAGCACCAGCTCCCGAT includes these proteins:
- a CDS encoding conjugal transfer protein TrbD; this encodes MSESLSGLERHRIHRALSRPNLLMGADRELVLLTGLAAVILIFVVLMIYSALFGIAVWIIIIGLLRMMAKSDPLMRQVYIRHISYKPYYKATSSPWRRY